The Clostridia bacterium DNA segment TTTTAGATCCTCTACCAAAGCAAAATTTTTCACAAATAGCTGTTTTAACATTCTTACACCTACTTTAAAAAAATCTTTAATTTTTGCATGATCTTTTTAACTTTTTCTTTAGGTTTAACAACTAACAAAATAGTATCATCACCAGCAAGAGTACCAATGATTCCCGACCATTTTGAACCATCAATTAAAGAAGCCACTCCATGAGCATTTCCCGGATAAGTTTTTATAACAATTAAATTTTCACTATAATCAACATCCAAAACAAATTCCCGCATCATTAAACGCAAACGATCTTCATTATAAATAATTTCCTGTTCTTTAGGTAAACCATAAACATATAAGTTATTTTTACGAGCAATTTTTATTAACCGTAATTCTTTAATATCCCGCGATACTGTAGCTTGGGTTACATTAAATCCTGCTCTACGCAAGGCCTGGGACAATTCCTCTTGTGTGGAAATTTGTTGATTCTGAATAATTTCTTTTATTTTTCGCTGTCGAGCTGTTTTCAAAAAAACCCACCTCGCTTTAATTAAAATTTAGATAAAAAAATTACATAAGGAGCCCTCTGAAAAGGATCATTTACTTTACTCCATTTCATTACCTGCCAACTTTTTGTCGATAAAGTACTAAGATAACTATTCAGCAATGCCGCTTCCTCAGCACCACCGGGATGACCGGGATAAACAGTCAATGATATTATTCCCCCTGGATTCAACAGTTCCATACTTTGTTTTAACGAAAGTAAAGTTGTTTCAGCACGGGTAATAATTTTTTTGTCTCCTCCAGGTAAATAACCTAAATTATAAACAATGGCTTGAACAGGTTCACTAATAGTCTCCCGAATAGTTTCGTGACCAGCTTGAATTAAACACA contains these protein-coding regions:
- the argR gene encoding arginine repressor, producing the protein MKTARQRKIKEIIQNQQISTQEELSQALRRAGFNVTQATVSRDIKELRLIKIARKNNLYVYGLPKEQEIIYNEDRLRLMMREFVLDVDYSENLIVIKTYPGNAHGVASLIDGSKWSGIIGTLAGDDTILLVVKPKEKVKKIMQKLKIFLK
- a CDS encoding methyltransferase domain-containing protein; the protein is MKSKYLFTTNLVHRLVALFLGPGEKAIDATMGKGKDTLFLAQTVGPNGVVYAFDIQKAALESTRQLLKENNCYSQVCLIQAGHETIRETISEPVQAIVYNLGYLPGGDKKIITRAETTLLSLKQSMELLNPGGIISLTVYPGHPGGAEEAALLNSYLSTLSTKSWQVMKWSKVNDPFQRAPYVIFLSKF